One stretch of Rathayibacter festucae DSM 15932 DNA includes these proteins:
- a CDS encoding TlyA family RNA methyltransferase — translation MTDSEDQRLDTALASRGIARSRVHAARMIADGVVTVDGAPALKPSIRVRPEQEVAVASLDHYVSRAAHKLIAALDAFPTVRVDGANALDVGASTGGFSQVLLERGVASVIALDVGHGQLAPRIRSDERVHVIEGFNAREMTASSLAAASRTDVVPDLVVADVSFISLSMVLPAVAASVAPSADFVVLVKPQFEVGRLGIKEGIVRDPELRREALSDVLWSAWDAGLGVAGLIASPLPGGAGNQEYLVHLHRDRGTIPTEWRDAVTALTLG, via the coding sequence ATGACCGACTCCGAGGATCAGCGACTCGACACCGCTCTCGCCTCACGAGGCATCGCTCGATCGCGAGTGCACGCGGCGCGCATGATCGCCGACGGCGTCGTCACCGTGGACGGTGCGCCGGCGCTCAAGCCGTCGATCCGAGTGCGGCCCGAGCAGGAGGTCGCCGTCGCCTCGCTGGACCACTACGTCAGCCGGGCGGCCCACAAGCTGATCGCCGCACTGGACGCCTTCCCCACCGTGCGGGTCGACGGCGCGAACGCCCTGGACGTCGGGGCCTCCACCGGCGGCTTCTCCCAGGTGCTCCTGGAACGCGGAGTCGCGTCGGTGATCGCGCTCGACGTCGGTCACGGGCAGCTGGCGCCGCGGATCCGCTCCGACGAGCGAGTGCACGTCATCGAGGGCTTCAACGCCCGGGAGATGACGGCGAGCTCGCTCGCGGCGGCCTCCCGAACGGATGTCGTGCCGGACCTCGTCGTCGCCGACGTCTCCTTCATCTCCCTGTCGATGGTGCTGCCGGCGGTCGCCGCCTCCGTCGCGCCGAGTGCCGACTTCGTCGTGCTGGTCAAGCCGCAGTTCGAGGTGGGCCGTCTCGGCATCAAGGAGGGGATCGTCCGCGATCCGGAGCTCCGGCGCGAGGCGCTCTCGGACGTGCTCTGGTCCGCGTGGGACGCGGGACTCGGAGTGGCCGGCCTGATCGCCTCGCCGCTCCCGGGTGGCGCTGGGAATCAGGAGTATCTGGTGCACCTCCACCGCGACCGCGGAACGATTCCGACAGAATGGAGGGACGCGGTCACCGCGCTCACCCTCGGGTGA
- the tyrS gene encoding tyrosine--tRNA ligase, which yields MTDQDSRGSATTPSLDPSFENVWDELVWRGAIHVSTDAAALRELLAGDPITYYCGFDPTAPSLHLGNLVQLIVLRRLQLAGHRPLGLVGGSTGLIGDPRPTAERTLNSRETVVEWVSRLQAQVSRFLSTEGENPLRLVNNLDWTAPLSAIDFLREIGKHFRVGTMLKKDAVRARLNSDAGISYTEFSYQILQGLDYLELYRQYGCVLQTGGSDQWGNLTSGTDLIHRTEGVSVHAIGTPLVMNSDGTKFGKSEGNAVWLDPSLTSPYAFYQFWLNTDDRDVAARLKTFTYLPRTEIERLEQASVEAPFKREAQRALASEVTTLVHGEAVTASVIAASSALFGRGSLEGVDAGILRGALQAVTTVEATAATPVVQAFVEAGLVTSLGEARRAIGQGGLSVNNTAVSDDAAVLGDLPLIDGIAVLRRGKKSFAGAFVS from the coding sequence GTGACCGATCAGGACTCCCGCGGATCCGCGACCACCCCGTCGCTCGATCCCTCGTTCGAGAACGTCTGGGACGAGCTCGTCTGGCGTGGCGCGATCCACGTGTCGACCGACGCGGCAGCACTGCGCGAGCTCCTCGCCGGAGACCCGATCACCTACTACTGCGGCTTCGACCCGACCGCGCCGAGCCTGCACCTGGGCAACCTGGTGCAGCTGATCGTGCTCCGCCGGCTCCAGCTCGCCGGGCACCGTCCCCTCGGTCTCGTCGGCGGATCGACCGGGCTCATCGGCGACCCGCGGCCGACGGCGGAGCGGACGCTCAACTCCCGCGAGACGGTGGTCGAGTGGGTGTCCCGCCTGCAGGCGCAGGTGTCGCGGTTCCTCTCGACCGAGGGGGAGAACCCGCTGCGGCTGGTGAACAACCTGGACTGGACGGCGCCGCTGTCGGCGATCGACTTCCTCCGGGAGATCGGCAAGCACTTCCGGGTGGGCACGATGCTCAAGAAGGACGCGGTCAGAGCCCGCCTGAACTCCGACGCGGGGATCAGCTACACCGAGTTCAGCTACCAGATCCTGCAGGGGCTGGACTACCTCGAGCTCTACCGCCAGTACGGCTGCGTCCTGCAGACGGGTGGCAGCGATCAGTGGGGCAACCTCACCAGCGGGACCGATCTGATCCACCGGACGGAGGGGGTCTCGGTGCACGCCATCGGGACGCCGCTGGTGATGAACTCCGACGGGACGAAGTTCGGCAAGAGCGAGGGCAACGCCGTCTGGCTCGACCCGTCGCTCACCAGCCCGTACGCGTTCTACCAGTTCTGGCTCAACACCGACGACCGCGATGTGGCGGCCCGGCTGAAGACCTTCACCTACCTGCCGCGCACCGAGATCGAGCGGCTCGAGCAGGCGAGCGTCGAAGCACCGTTCAAGCGGGAGGCGCAGCGCGCGCTCGCGAGCGAGGTCACCACTCTCGTGCACGGGGAGGCGGTGACGGCCTCGGTGATCGCAGCCTCCTCGGCGCTCTTCGGTCGCGGGTCGCTGGAGGGCGTCGACGCGGGGATCCTGCGGGGAGCACTCCAGGCGGTGACGACGGTCGAGGCGACCGCGGCGACTCCGGTGGTGCAGGCCTTCGTGGAGGCCGGACTCGTCACGAGTCTCGGCGAGGCCCGCCGGGCGATCGGCCAGGGCGGTCTCTCGGTGAACAACACCGCGGTGTCGGACGACGCCGCCGTGCTCGGCGACCTCCCGCTGATCGACGGGATCGCGGTGCTGCGCCGAGGCAAGAAGAGCTTCGCCGGCGCATTCGTCTCCTGA
- a CDS encoding DNA-binding protein has protein sequence MFVITADQRDSRHDDDRVEQAIAALLESKESSFVLPPERTAGDEFQFVLDRAEAVVSVVLALHRSGHWSIGLGIGAIERPLPRTTRAARGAAYFAARRAVEAAKGRATRFSLDPGASGSDPSGHGSPDDAFPSVGDAQALFDPLLHLRDSRTPAGWEIVDLLDAGLSQKEAAERLAVTPQAVSLRVRTASARADGPARDALARLLTVVDRTLDPDAAASTDPSQRGSIETDAASASASASASASASASERTPR, from the coding sequence GTGTTCGTCATCACCGCCGATCAGCGCGACAGTCGTCACGACGACGACCGGGTCGAGCAGGCGATCGCCGCTCTGCTCGAATCGAAGGAGTCGTCCTTCGTGCTCCCTCCCGAGCGCACCGCGGGCGACGAGTTCCAGTTCGTGCTCGACCGCGCCGAGGCCGTCGTGTCCGTGGTCCTCGCGCTCCACCGCTCCGGGCACTGGAGCATCGGCCTCGGCATCGGCGCGATCGAGCGGCCGCTGCCCCGGACCACCCGCGCCGCCCGCGGAGCGGCGTACTTCGCGGCGCGGCGCGCGGTCGAGGCGGCGAAGGGACGGGCGACCCGCTTCTCCCTCGACCCCGGTGCCTCCGGCTCCGATCCGTCCGGCCACGGCTCCCCCGACGACGCCTTCCCCTCGGTCGGCGACGCCCAGGCTCTGTTCGATCCGCTGCTCCACCTCCGGGACTCGCGGACCCCGGCCGGGTGGGAGATCGTCGACCTCCTGGACGCGGGGCTCTCGCAGAAGGAGGCCGCCGAGCGTCTCGCCGTCACCCCCCAGGCGGTCAGCCTCCGGGTGCGGACCGCGAGCGCGCGCGCCGATGGACCGGCACGGGACGCCCTCGCCCGGCTGCTGACGGTGGTCGACCGTACGCTCGACCCCGACGCGGCGGCGAGCACCGACCCGTCGCAGCGCGGATCGATCGAGACCGACGCAGCTTCCGCTTCCGCTTCCGCTTCCGCTTCCGCTTCCGCTTCCGCTTCCGAGAGGACACCCCGATGA
- a CDS encoding DNA-3-methyladenine glycosylase, producing MPEPLDLSRSALEVAPDLLGAVLLHRTDEGIVGVRLTEVEAYLGLGEDPGSHAHRRRSPRNAPMFGEPGTVYAYFSYGMHTCVNLVCSPAGTASAVLLRAGEVVVGEELALLRRGPVRPRDLARGPARLAKALGVTLAESGDPMALSFELLPRESPVPIESSARTGVSGEGGDAAFPWRFSIPGDPSVSPYRRAVARRRPDAGGGQPAR from the coding sequence ATGCCGGAGCCGCTCGACCTGTCGCGCTCGGCCCTCGAGGTCGCTCCCGATCTGCTCGGAGCGGTGCTGCTGCACCGCACCGACGAGGGCATCGTCGGCGTCCGGCTGACCGAGGTCGAGGCCTACCTCGGACTCGGCGAGGACCCGGGTTCGCACGCGCACCGGCGCCGGTCGCCGCGGAACGCGCCGATGTTCGGGGAGCCGGGCACGGTCTACGCGTATTTCAGCTACGGCATGCACACCTGCGTCAACCTGGTCTGCTCGCCGGCCGGCACGGCGTCCGCGGTGCTGCTGCGCGCCGGCGAGGTGGTCGTGGGGGAGGAGCTGGCGTTGCTCCGACGCGGACCGGTCCGCCCGAGGGACCTCGCCCGCGGTCCGGCGCGGCTCGCCAAGGCGCTGGGGGTGACCCTCGCGGAGTCGGGCGATCCGATGGCTCTCTCCTTCGAGCTGCTGCCGCGCGAGTCGCCGGTGCCGATCGAGTCGTCCGCCCGGACCGGGGTCTCCGGCGAGGGCGGCGACGCCGCCTTCCCCTGGCGGTTCTCGATCCCCGGAGATCCATCGGTCTCGCCCTACCGGCGGGCGGTGGCCCGGCGTCGCCCGGACGCCGGCGGCGGTCAGCCCGCCAGGTAG
- the argH gene encoding argininosuccinate lyase, giving the protein MTERPSARAGEAGALWGGRFAGGPSPELAALSKSTHFDWQLAEYDIAGSRAHARALATAGYLDDAELTGMLDALERLRSAVVEGRFTADDADEDVHGALERGLMLEAGPELGGKLRAGRSRNDQIATFVRMYLRDHAAVIAELVVQLIDAIAAQASAHPAAIMPGRTHLQHAQPVLLAHHLLAHAWALLRDLERLRDWAVRADVSPYGSGALAGSTLGLDAEAVARELGFAASVPNSIDGTASRDLVAEFAFVSAMIGIDVSRIAEEIILWNTREFAFVTLDDGYSTGSSIMPQKKNPDIAELARGKAGRLLGNLTGLLATLKALPLAYNRDLQEDKEPVFDSVTTLEVLLPAFSGMIATLTFHTDRMAELAPQGFSLATDVAEWLVKKHVPFRDAHEITGELVKLAETRGLGLEDLDDEALRSVSPLLTPDVRSVLSIGGSVASRDGVGGTAPDRVAEQLAQLTERVRVVRSALRGDGS; this is encoded by the coding sequence ATGACGGAACGACCCTCCGCCCGCGCGGGCGAGGCCGGCGCGCTCTGGGGAGGCCGGTTCGCCGGCGGCCCGTCGCCCGAGCTGGCCGCGCTCTCGAAGTCGACGCACTTCGACTGGCAGCTCGCCGAGTACGACATCGCCGGCTCCCGCGCGCACGCCCGGGCCCTCGCGACCGCCGGCTACCTCGACGACGCCGAGCTGACCGGGATGCTCGACGCGCTCGAGCGCCTGCGCTCGGCGGTGGTCGAGGGCCGCTTCACCGCGGACGACGCCGACGAGGACGTGCACGGCGCGCTCGAGCGCGGCCTGATGCTCGAGGCGGGCCCGGAGCTCGGCGGCAAGCTGCGCGCCGGGCGCTCGCGCAACGACCAGATCGCGACGTTCGTGCGGATGTACCTCCGCGACCACGCCGCCGTCATCGCCGAGCTGGTGGTGCAGCTGATCGACGCGATCGCCGCGCAGGCCTCCGCCCACCCTGCGGCGATCATGCCCGGCCGCACGCATCTGCAGCACGCGCAGCCGGTGCTGCTCGCTCACCACCTCCTCGCGCACGCGTGGGCGCTGCTGCGCGACCTCGAGCGGTTGCGCGACTGGGCGGTCCGCGCCGACGTGTCGCCGTACGGCTCCGGTGCCCTCGCCGGCTCGACCCTCGGGCTCGACGCCGAGGCGGTCGCCCGCGAGCTCGGCTTCGCCGCGAGCGTGCCCAACTCGATCGACGGCACCGCGAGCCGCGACCTCGTCGCCGAGTTCGCCTTCGTCAGCGCGATGATCGGCATCGACGTCTCGCGGATCGCGGAGGAGATCATCCTCTGGAACACGCGCGAGTTCGCCTTCGTCACCCTCGACGACGGCTACTCGACCGGGTCGTCGATCATGCCGCAGAAGAAGAACCCCGACATCGCCGAGCTCGCGCGCGGCAAGGCGGGTCGCCTGCTCGGCAACCTGACGGGCCTGCTCGCGACACTGAAGGCGCTCCCGCTCGCGTACAACCGCGACCTGCAGGAGGACAAGGAGCCGGTCTTCGACTCGGTGACCACGCTCGAGGTGCTCCTCCCCGCGTTCAGCGGGATGATCGCCACGCTGACCTTCCACACCGACCGGATGGCCGAGCTCGCCCCGCAGGGCTTCTCGCTCGCGACCGACGTCGCCGAGTGGCTGGTCAAGAAGCACGTCCCGTTCCGCGACGCGCACGAGATCACCGGCGAGCTGGTCAAGCTCGCCGAGACCCGGGGCCTCGGTCTCGAGGACCTCGACGACGAGGCGCTGCGCTCGGTGTCGCCCCTGCTGACGCCCGACGTCCGCTCGGTGCTCAGCATCGGGGGCTCGGTCGCCAGCCGCGACGGCGTCGGCGGCACCGCACCCGACCGGGTGGCGGAGCAGCTCGCGCAGCTGACCGAGCGCGTGCGCGTCGTCCGGTCCGCCCTCCGCGGGGACGGGTCGTGA
- the argF gene encoding ornithine carbamoyltransferase has protein sequence MTRHFLRDDDITPAEQAEILDLALELKRDRFSRTPLAGPQTVAVIFDKSSTRTRVSFAVGIADLGGSPLIISTASSQLGGKETASDTARVLERQVAAIVWRTYAQSGLEEMAAGTRVPVVNALSDEFHPCQLLADLLTIREHRGRLAGLTLTFFGDGASNMAHSYLLAGATAGMHVRIVSPADYAPAPAVLADAQRIAATTGGSATTTTDPAAGAAGSDIVITDTWVSMGKEEEKAARVATFRDYRVDSDTMAAAASDALFLHCLPADRGYEVTADVIDGPQSVIWDEAENRLHAQKALLVWLLERAGTPDAAQ, from the coding sequence GTGACCCGCCACTTCCTCCGCGACGACGACATCACCCCCGCCGAGCAGGCCGAGATCCTCGATCTCGCTCTGGAGCTCAAGCGCGACCGCTTCTCGCGGACGCCGCTCGCCGGCCCGCAGACCGTCGCGGTCATCTTCGACAAGTCCTCCACCCGCACCCGGGTGTCCTTCGCCGTCGGCATCGCCGATCTCGGCGGCAGCCCGCTGATCATCTCGACGGCGAGCAGCCAGCTCGGCGGCAAGGAGACCGCCTCCGACACCGCGCGCGTGCTCGAACGCCAGGTCGCGGCCATCGTCTGGCGCACCTACGCGCAGTCCGGGCTGGAGGAGATGGCGGCGGGCACCCGCGTCCCCGTGGTCAACGCGCTCTCGGACGAGTTCCACCCGTGCCAGCTGCTCGCCGACCTGCTGACGATCCGCGAGCACCGCGGTCGCCTCGCCGGCCTCACGCTGACCTTCTTCGGCGACGGCGCGAGCAACATGGCGCACTCCTACCTGCTGGCCGGTGCCACCGCGGGCATGCACGTCCGGATCGTCTCTCCCGCGGACTACGCTCCCGCTCCGGCCGTGCTCGCGGACGCCCAGCGCATCGCGGCCACCACCGGCGGCTCGGCCACCACCACGACCGACCCGGCCGCGGGCGCCGCCGGCTCGGACATCGTGATCACCGACACCTGGGTGTCGATGGGCAAGGAGGAGGAGAAGGCCGCGCGAGTCGCCACCTTCCGCGACTACCGCGTCGACTCCGACACCATGGCGGCCGCCGCCTCCGATGCGCTCTTCCTGCACTGCCTGCCCGCCGACCGCGGCTACGAGGTGACCGCCGACGTGATCGACGGTCCGCAGAGCGTGATCTGGGACGAGGCGGAGAACCGCCTGCACGCCCAGAAGGCCCTGCTGGTCTGGCTCCTCGAGCGCGCCGGCACGCCCGACGCCGCTCAGTAG
- a CDS encoding acetylornithine transaminase translates to MSTDTAPGIPAPEVPASDPAPVSARTAEARDRYAAAMMQTFAAPLAVLERGEGCRVWDVDGREYLDFLGGIAVNSLGHAHPVFVEAVSRQAGALAHVSNYFATAPQIRLAEKLRELTGAGEAGRVYFANSGTEANEAAFKLARLHAAGGRHRILALQNAFHGRTMGALAMTGKAAMRAPFEPMPGGVEHIEATVEALEAAIDESVAALIVEPIQGEAGVIPLPDGFLERARELTRERGALLIVDEIQTGIGRTGSWFAYQRAGILPDAITLAKGLGGGFPVGALVTFGAASELLQKGHHGSTFGGNPLATAVAGAVIGEIERADLLRNARERGAQLTAGVLGLGSPLIAGVRGAGLLLGIALSEPVAARLAAAAMAEGLIVNAPNESSIRIAPPLIITAADVDEFVARFGRAVRALDA, encoded by the coding sequence ATGTCCACCGATACCGCTCCCGGCATCCCCGCGCCCGAGGTCCCCGCCTCCGATCCCGCACCCGTCTCCGCCCGCACCGCGGAGGCCCGCGACCGCTACGCCGCCGCGATGATGCAGACCTTCGCCGCTCCGCTCGCCGTCCTCGAGCGCGGCGAGGGCTGCCGGGTCTGGGACGTCGACGGCCGCGAGTACCTCGACTTCCTCGGCGGGATCGCGGTGAACTCGCTCGGCCATGCGCACCCGGTCTTCGTCGAGGCCGTGAGCCGCCAGGCCGGCGCGCTCGCGCACGTCTCCAACTACTTCGCCACCGCCCCGCAGATCCGGCTGGCCGAGAAGCTCCGCGAGCTGACCGGGGCGGGCGAGGCGGGCCGCGTCTACTTCGCGAACTCCGGCACCGAGGCGAACGAGGCGGCCTTCAAGCTCGCCCGCCTGCACGCGGCCGGCGGCCGGCACCGGATCCTGGCGCTGCAGAACGCCTTCCACGGGCGCACGATGGGCGCCCTCGCGATGACCGGCAAGGCCGCGATGCGCGCGCCGTTCGAGCCGATGCCCGGTGGAGTCGAGCACATCGAGGCGACGGTCGAGGCCCTCGAGGCCGCGATCGACGAGTCGGTCGCCGCGCTGATCGTCGAGCCGATCCAGGGTGAGGCGGGCGTGATCCCGCTGCCGGACGGCTTCCTCGAGCGGGCGCGGGAGCTGACCCGGGAGCGGGGCGCCCTGCTGATCGTCGACGAGATCCAGACCGGCATCGGCCGCACCGGCAGCTGGTTCGCCTACCAGCGGGCCGGCATCCTGCCCGACGCGATCACCCTGGCCAAGGGACTCGGCGGCGGCTTCCCCGTCGGTGCCCTGGTCACCTTCGGCGCGGCCTCCGAGCTGCTGCAGAAGGGCCACCACGGCAGCACCTTCGGCGGCAACCCGCTCGCGACCGCGGTCGCCGGCGCGGTGATCGGCGAGATCGAGCGCGCCGACCTGCTCCGGAACGCCCGGGAGCGCGGAGCGCAGCTGACCGCGGGCGTGCTCGGCCTCGGCTCACCGCTGATCGCCGGGGTGCGTGGCGCCGGTCTCCTGCTCGGCATCGCGCTCAGCGAGCCCGTCGCCGCCCGGCTCGCCGCGGCCGCCATGGCGGAGGGACTCATCGTCAACGCGCCGAACGAGTCCAGCATCCGGATCGCGCCGCCCCTCATCATCACCGCCGCCGACGTCGACGAGTTCGTCGCCCGGTTCGGCCGCGCGGTGCGGGCGCTCGACGCCTGA
- the argB gene encoding acetylglutamate kinase, which produces MSTGDPTEAETLALRDAVAVKAGTLIESLPWLQRFHGRTMVIKFGGNAMVSEELQRAFAQDIVYLHYAGIRPVVVHGGGPQISAMLDRLGIASEFRGGYRVTSPEAMDVVRMVLTGSISRDIVRRINEYGPLAAGISGEDAGLFVGRRRGVVLDGVEHDLGLVGDVISVDPAAVLAQLDAGRIPVVSSIAPDSDDPTQSLNVNADAAAAALAVAVGAEKLVILTDVPGLYADWPDRGSLVSHIASDELAALLPSLESGMIPKMTACLDAVRGGVPKAAIIDGRVPHSMLLEVFTSEGVGTEVVASADPRDRERTSGR; this is translated from the coding sequence TTGAGCACCGGGGACCCCACCGAGGCCGAGACGCTCGCGCTGCGCGACGCCGTGGCCGTCAAGGCCGGCACCCTGATCGAGTCGCTGCCCTGGCTGCAGCGGTTCCACGGCAGGACGATGGTGATCAAGTTCGGCGGCAACGCCATGGTGTCGGAGGAGCTCCAGCGCGCCTTCGCGCAGGACATCGTCTACCTGCACTACGCGGGCATCCGCCCCGTCGTCGTGCACGGCGGCGGTCCGCAGATCTCCGCGATGCTCGACCGACTCGGCATCGCCAGCGAGTTCCGCGGCGGCTACCGGGTGACCAGCCCCGAGGCGATGGACGTCGTGCGGATGGTGCTCACCGGCAGCATCAGCCGCGACATCGTCCGGCGGATCAACGAGTACGGGCCGCTGGCCGCCGGCATCTCCGGCGAGGACGCGGGCCTCTTCGTCGGTCGCCGGCGCGGCGTGGTCCTCGACGGGGTCGAGCACGATCTCGGCCTGGTCGGCGACGTGATCTCCGTGGACCCCGCGGCCGTCCTCGCCCAGCTCGACGCCGGCCGCATCCCGGTCGTCTCCTCGATCGCGCCCGACTCCGACGACCCGACGCAGTCGCTCAACGTCAACGCCGACGCGGCCGCGGCCGCGCTCGCCGTCGCCGTCGGCGCCGAGAAGCTCGTGATCCTCACCGACGTCCCGGGCCTCTACGCCGACTGGCCCGATCGCGGCTCGCTCGTCTCGCACATCGCGTCCGACGAGCTCGCGGCGCTGCTGCCGTCGCTCGAGTCGGGGATGATCCCCAAGATGACGGCCTGCCTCGACGCGGTCCGCGGCGGCGTGCCGAAGGCCGCGATCATCGACGGCCGCGTCCCGCACTCGATGCTGCTCGAGGTCTTCACCTCCGAGGGCGTCGGCACCGAGGTCGTCGCCTCGGCCGACCCCCGCGACCGGGAGCGAACGTCGGGCCGCTGA
- the argJ gene encoding bifunctional glutamate N-acetyltransferase/amino-acid acetyltransferase ArgJ, producing MSITAAAGFAAAGVVAGLKSTGARDLALVHNLGPLQNAATVFTSNRCKANPVLWSEQVMRDGIVSAIVLNSGGANCYTGAAGFQVTHATAEAVGGSLGVSAGDVLVCSTGLIGDQLDLGKLTAAVTEASAALPGATGPEAGEDAARAIMTTDTVPKQATVRSEQGWTVGGMAKGAGMLAPGLATMLVVITTDAVLDSSELDTALRAATRVTFDRLDSDGCMSTNDTVALLASGASGVRPESADFTAALTEVCRDLTLQLQADAEGAAHDVAIRVLNAATEDEAVVVARAVSRSNLFKAAIFGNDPNWGRVLAAVGTTDAQFDPYGIDVAMNGVQVCRAGEPDASRDLVDLAPRKVSVDIDLHAGDATATIWTNDLTHDYVHENSAYSS from the coding sequence GTGAGCATCACCGCCGCAGCAGGATTCGCCGCGGCCGGCGTCGTCGCCGGTCTCAAGTCGACCGGCGCCCGCGACCTCGCCCTCGTGCACAACCTCGGCCCGCTGCAGAACGCCGCGACGGTCTTCACCAGCAACCGCTGCAAGGCGAACCCGGTGCTCTGGAGCGAGCAGGTCATGCGCGACGGCATCGTCTCGGCGATCGTCCTCAACTCCGGCGGCGCCAACTGCTACACCGGCGCCGCGGGCTTCCAGGTCACCCACGCGACGGCCGAGGCCGTCGGCGGGAGCCTGGGCGTCTCGGCGGGCGACGTGCTCGTCTGCTCCACCGGTCTCATCGGCGATCAGCTCGACCTCGGCAAGCTGACGGCCGCGGTGACCGAGGCCTCGGCGGCTCTCCCGGGCGCGACCGGCCCGGAGGCGGGCGAGGACGCGGCCCGCGCGATCATGACGACCGACACCGTGCCCAAGCAGGCGACCGTCCGCTCCGAGCAGGGCTGGACCGTCGGCGGCATGGCCAAGGGCGCGGGGATGCTCGCGCCCGGTCTCGCGACGATGCTCGTCGTGATCACCACCGACGCGGTCCTCGACTCCTCCGAGCTCGACACCGCGCTGCGGGCGGCGACCCGGGTCACCTTCGACCGCCTCGACTCGGACGGCTGCATGTCGACGAACGACACCGTGGCGCTGCTGGCGAGTGGCGCGAGCGGGGTGCGCCCCGAGTCGGCCGACTTCACCGCCGCGCTCACCGAGGTCTGCCGCGACCTCACCCTCCAGCTCCAGGCCGACGCCGAGGGCGCCGCGCACGACGTCGCGATCCGGGTGCTGAACGCGGCGACCGAGGACGAGGCCGTCGTCGTCGCCCGCGCTGTCTCGCGGAGCAACCTCTTCAAGGCCGCGATCTTCGGCAACGATCCGAACTGGGGCCGGGTGCTGGCCGCGGTCGGCACCACCGACGCGCAGTTCGACCCCTACGGCATCGACGTGGCGATGAACGGCGTGCAGGTCTGCCGGGCCGGCGAGCCCGACGCGAGCCGCGACCTGGTCGACCTCGCCCCGCGCAAGGTCTCGGTCGACATCGATCTGCACGCCGGCGACGCCACGGCGACGATCTGGACCAACGACCTCACCCACGACTACGTCCACGAGAACTCGGCGTACTCCAGCTGA
- the argC gene encoding N-acetyl-gamma-glutamyl-phosphate reductase — protein MTFSVAVAGASGYAGGELLRLLADHPEFEVRTVTAHSNAGQPLAAVQPHLRSLRHLELVDTTTENLAGHDVVFLALPHGRSGEITATLPDDVLVVDCGADHRLTDEQDWADYYGGEFAGAWPYGLPELMLPGTGRQRDVLAGVRRIAVPGCNVTAITLGLAPGLHAGVIEAADLVSVLAVGPSGAGKSLRTDLLASELLGSAHAYGIGGGHRHNPEIRQNLALAGAGPVSISFTPILVPMSRGILATSTARLAPGVSAQDVRAAWESAYADEPFVQLLPEGTFPRTADTVGANTALIGVAVDERARRVVVVTALDNLVKGTAGAAIQSTNIALGLPETLGLSTNGVAP, from the coding sequence ATGACTTTTTCCGTGGCGGTGGCCGGAGCGAGCGGGTACGCGGGCGGCGAGCTGCTCCGCCTGCTCGCCGATCACCCCGAGTTCGAGGTGCGCACGGTCACGGCGCACTCGAACGCCGGCCAGCCCCTCGCCGCGGTGCAGCCGCACCTGCGCTCGCTGCGCCACCTCGAGCTCGTCGACACGACGACCGAGAACCTGGCGGGCCACGACGTCGTCTTCCTCGCGCTGCCGCACGGCAGGTCCGGCGAGATCACGGCGACGCTCCCCGACGACGTGCTCGTCGTCGACTGCGGCGCCGACCACCGGCTGACCGACGAGCAGGACTGGGCCGACTACTACGGTGGCGAGTTCGCGGGCGCCTGGCCCTACGGCCTGCCCGAGCTGATGCTGCCCGGCACCGGCCGGCAGCGCGACGTGCTGGCGGGGGTCCGCCGCATCGCGGTGCCCGGCTGCAACGTCACCGCGATCACGCTCGGCCTCGCGCCGGGGCTCCACGCCGGAGTGATCGAGGCCGCCGATCTGGTCTCGGTCCTCGCCGTCGGCCCGTCCGGGGCGGGCAAGAGCCTGCGGACCGATCTGCTCGCGAGCGAGCTGCTCGGCTCGGCGCACGCGTACGGCATCGGCGGCGGGCACCGGCACAACCCGGAGATCCGGCAGAACCTCGCGCTCGCCGGTGCCGGTCCCGTCTCGATCTCGTTCACCCCGATCCTGGTGCCGATGTCGCGCGGCATCCTCGCGACCTCGACCGCTCGGCTCGCGCCGGGAGTGTCCGCGCAGGACGTGCGCGCCGCGTGGGAGTCGGCCTACGCCGACGAGCCCTTCGTCCAGCTGCTGCCGGAGGGGACCTTCCCGCGCACAGCCGACACCGTCGGCGCGAACACGGCGCTGATCGGGGTCGCCGTGGACGAGCGCGCCCGCCGCGTCGTGGTGGTCACCGCGCTCGACAACCTGGTCAAGGGCACCGCCGGCGCCGCGATCCAGTCGACCAACATCGCCCTCGGTCTCCCGGAGACCCTCGGCCTGAGCACGAACGGAGTCGCGCCGTGA